The sequence TATACACCCCATGACACTGCAGTTTTCACATGCTCCGAAGTTGCTGAGATCCTTGAAAGCGAGAAAACATCACATCCAGTAAAAGCATTTTCAAATTATGCGAATAAATATATGAGTAAGAATGATTTCGAAAATCTGGTTTGTACGGATGAGAACGTGGTAAGGGTTCATTCTGATTTCGCCCATTTCTGCAACATCGTTTTTCAAACTCCTCGAGTAGGCCACGTTGTTTTTCGTGACGAAGCTCAAGAGATACAGTCTGCTGTAGAAAGTGTTGCcgaaaatattgcaaaacagGTAGCAGAGTTGGATCCAATCTTCAAATCAACGGTTCTTCGAGCAGGGAGTTCCTCTGagaatacaaaaacaaaatttccaAACGAGTTcgattttatgttttgtttagaGGAATTCAGCAATAATACTTATCCAGAACTCCAGGAAAGAGATGAGGCTCGAGTGTTAGGTTCCGAGCCTTTTTCTAAAAGGACATCAGCTGGAGGTCGTATTGGAGATTTAGTGAATGATTTGGAACTAATTGAGGAACACGTTACCGTTTCTGACTACACCAAAATATATGTGAAAGATACGGTTGATGCAGAGCCTTTATTGGATCTTAGTGAGCGGGACTCAAGGTTGGTTCCTTGTTATATGATGTTTCACCGATTTAGTCAGCTTTTGACAAGAGTTCTTCTGGGCGAAAATTTCCCCAAACACCCAAATCTCTTAATACAAGAGGTTACCCTTGAGCCTGCACTGTTATTGCAGTGGCGGGGCAGTGTGTACAAGGTGCTTGACATTAATGTGGATCTTGTTCCCGCCATCCGACTTCCATGCTGGCCAGAGAAAATCCGACGGGATTACAAACTCCTTACTTCGGATATTCTTAGCATCCCGGGAATGGCTGTGTCCAAAATGGCAGGTGAATCATTTGAAGACCTGTGGCGTTGTTCTATGTCACTACAAGAAACTGCAATATTCCGAAAGCTACGACCACATATCCGCAACAGCTACACAACTGCGAAAGCATTTCTCAATTCCAATATGATATGTCCGGTCGCGATAgaagaagaaacagaagaaaCTGCTTTCATAAGACAATTTGCTAGTATGCCATCGATGGATGACTCCGACGATGCTGTGTTTATTACATCTGCAGAAAGTGCTATTCCTTCATACTTTCTGAAAATGATGTTCTTGTTTTCTCTCGAAGACAAAGTAGAGAAGGAAGGACTGGAAAGTGTGTATGCTATTGATTCGCAAATGTCAAGCAGTTCCAACGCTGAAGAATGTGTAACAGTAATATACGAAAGGAAAAGCAATACCGACCATGGTTCATGCAGTCCGCCTTCAAAACGCAAAAGGCCATCATATTCGTACGGACCAGCTGAGGTGCGGAACATGCAACAGGACTCTACAGACATTGATATAAATCTTGTCCGAGAAATCTATCGTAGGTGTGAAGTATGTCTCTCGGAGAGAAAAGTTCCTTCATTTTTCAATCCAAATCAAAACGTTCTTGGATCAAGGGCAGAAGAACTGAGATTAGAAATCGCACTCAATTATGTGAAGTTCATCAATAAACTGATTAAGGACTGAAAATATACCACATCGCTTATAGCTTTTTCATTTATTAGTATATCACGTGCCAAAATATTGGATTCTGATTGACTAAACACATAGATACTATTTGCAAtagcaagcgggcactattgaagtggcgcaaaatttaacatgaatgtattgtgacgtcaccattacatgacatCATTATAACGTttcgcttcgaccaagacgtcaagatggcggacaggctgttgtgtgcggggatgaaaacaaaaaatgttgcatttctacagaagacagttcgctcattgatctacttttaatcttcatgaagctgaatcccgttttatAGAAACGGATTTCTGCGATAATccatatgttgtacttttaatgtaacattgtggcgtggaaatgaagatagcgttgCGAAGTGTCGCTTGACGTGCTTCCGATACGATGACTTTAGAATTGGTctcatgtgagggtgatgtactaaacccattatggcctggttgagagggcactattgcctcatagtattgtctcttGATGAGATAGTGTCCTCGCCTTCGGCTCGgacactattccatccctcgacaatactatgaggcaaaagtgccctctcaaccagaccataatagataaatatatttattttatttatttgttttaaattcgACAGACCAGAATTTTGTTAAAGTATGTAATACATTTAAACTAACACCACGATAAGCCACAGGCTGTATAGATTAACATGACCGCTGAATAGGCCCccaattattgtaaaatttctAACCTTCTGATGATAATGTTACATAGCATATTTCCTGGCCCACTTGGCTCTCCTTTCCGCCATCTTCCTCTCTCAGTTTCGTTTTGCATGTTCCGCCAATGCCACCGATCACAACAATGAAAGCAACACCCCATATCTCTTTCTTGTTTCGATCCCTTCTGCTTTTTAATTGTATAAGGATAGTTTGTTCTGTTTTTCGTCGAGTATTTGAACTTTCGGAGTTCAAAGATGTCCCGCTGTTATCTTGTACTACTTGAATATTGATGGCCACGACATGGAACATGATATAAAATGCATATTAATTAGGATTAGTTTCACTAAAATGCTGACCAGAAGCATTCGGCTAGTATTACTTACATGCATGTATTAAATTATTCTAGTTGAATAGaattattttcaaagaaaataatagGGTAGTGTTCGGATGTTCCGGATTCGAATCCTGATCTAACAGCTACATTTTTTCTCCTCTCCCGTTACAGACGATTACGGataaacatttttacaaaattgctCGTGTATACAGATATTATCATGTTCTGTTTttacattatgacgtcacaattgggATGATTTGACGACGTAGTTTGGAGTATTTGATATCACGCGAAGTACGTATCGTCAGAAACACgaaaaaattaagataaaaacataGCAATCATGACTTAGACTGGATTGCCTGCCGTAGTTTTTCTACTCTCTGCTAGGCTTCGCTCCGAAAATACAGATAGTATTTTGAGAGCAGCCTAACGGAGAGAATTTGTACTAAGGTAGGTAATCCAGTCTATCAATGACTAGGCAAGATATCAATAAAGCCTATGTCATTATGTAGTTCTGACAGTCTCCGAATGAAAAAGATGTTTATCATTTTACTAAAAGCTGAACTGTTTTTATGGCATTATCTtgtcattttcaattttgtcaAGATGTTAAATTATTCCTAAAACAAGGGACATAtagtgtatattttgtatataaggTATAGAACTGGATGTGCTCAATATTTCATTAGTTCAAGTTTTTGAGTTTTGCGCAAATATGATTATGATTCTGTACAGACTATAGATTTAGGTGGTCAAGAGGCTTTGCTTAAAATAGACCGAAATCTGGTATATATCTGGTATATatctttatcgtaaaactcatctcagccattctaaatcgtaattttttcccgggggagacccccggacccccctaacaccaaaatctcgcgctttcgggcgatcgcaaaatcatcaagatacataaaactcatcccggaggtcaccctcagacccttataaaacaccaaaatctcgcgccttcgacgctcacacgctaatttggccaatttgcgtattcgttaatttccttttaccGACCCCTCTCAGCctctgtctataaatgtgtacaaggattaaatttagtgatatatgaaaaatgtacataaagcatgtattatattgttgggagttgaattaatctcctcctgtagtaggtgtggcggggggttgggtttacaaaatattgaggacctttgccccctccccccccaTAAAGATGCCAAGAAGCGACAGCTTACAGAGGGCTATGCGAGAACAACTCAAAATCGGAGTTCCCTCCCTTGTCTAACAAACCCGGAAATGCTAACTAGTGTACATGTGTCACACATGTCGGTGTGTAAACAACATAGTACTTAAGCTGAGCGATATGGATGCTGATCTGGCTAGTCGTGTACGGGAGGGGGACGTCGTGATGTTGGACGGAGGGGACGGGACGTCAGTAGTCGTACATTTACACGGTGAGAATTAATTGGAATATACATCTAAACAGCTAAATGGACAAATTGTATTTAGTGCAATACTGATCATATAAACAGCTGATAAATTGATGTACAAATTAAGAATACACGTAGAGGaaccgcggtggccgagtggttaaaatgtctcgacatacatgtacctctacctctgggtcgataccgctggtcggtgttttttctccaggtaccCCGGCtgtcctccaccaacaaacctagcacgtccttacatgaccctggctgttaatagaaagtTCGTTCAACTAATAAAACCCATACACGTAGTATTACATGCACATGTTCATAttgttagtatatatatcatatatgttacATGTTATCATTGAAGGGCAAATTACCACTACATATCAAGTACCTGATGCAGCGATTAATGCACATCGTCAGCTGACCTAATTTTATGTCAAAATCGATAGTGTATACCATACATTTGTGTATAAGATATtctacataaatgtatattaaattaatatacaatgtTGGAAAGTCATCAAGTACGTATCAATACATTTTACAGTCTGTAAAGCAATTCATTCTATCCAATCATTGACTTGAGATTTTGTGAAAACATTTCATTACTTCGATTAATTTACCGTGCTGTGCCTCCGGAAGCCGCCAAAACGGCTTACAAAATGGTGTTTTAATAAATTTACACATCATTACATGAtaactttatattatatttacaggtTGTAAAACTTATAGCATTCGATTATACTGATCAACGAAAGAAGCTGAATGTTGCACAAATTATCCATTACAATGCAGGcacacataattatatatattgcattgATTTGATGTGTGctttaacaatttgtttaaaagTGTCGGCATATGTATGCGGAAGCAATTTGCAAGTCCAGTGATATATTTTAGGGACCTTTACCTTTTTACTTGGGAAAAAATTACATGgtatttttcttgaaatatgtatattttttaaagagtttttctttattcgggaaaatatttacataaaattgggaaaatacagcaaaatttcGCTAGGGTCTGGGGCCTTTATTCGGCcccaaaatgtacatgtacctaaaaAAATCACTGAGGTCAAGCGCTATACAAACCAGCCagtttcattttataaattgaCACATAAGTTGCGTGCTTTTGTACTATAATGTCAGTTATAACTTTACTTTAGTCAAATTGCATGTGTATATTCAGGCATACAACTTCTGACTTTACACATTTGAGGCAAAGGATTTTGTATTGCCATGTAATATAAAGTAAATTGTAAATCAAAAGCTTTTGAAGcgtgtatgtgtatgtatatcaGGTGTATACATTTTAAAGTATCTAAGCTGTTTCATTAAGTATCTGTCAATTAAAATGGTTTTAAGTTGTATCAGTTTTCCGGTCACAAATCTAATGGACGCTTTCAAATTACCATATATGTACACACTCCACTGATCAGAGTGAATTTTAAGTAGATATAAGTTTATTGAAATGCTATCCtagttacatgtagtattggttaatataaattgtttgtcggtatatctatattatatttCGTATTGGTTAATATAAACTGTAtgtctgtgtatatatatcatatagtaatacagatatgtatatattgtatattatattatatttcgGAACGGTAATACCGATATTGTCACAGAGCAGTGATTTTTGGTACATTTGGGACCGAATAAAGGCCCTTCCTCTAGAGACATTTTACTTCTATAATACTTTcctaatttatttaaaaatgctccaccgctgacaaatagtattttttcactatcaaaaacaggagcagacgatttagtatttttcttcagttacgaaagttacttacttcaagttaaagatatgaaaaataattaattgcatcccgaaaaattccatggcagtatatcctatatatatggaatgaagtactgattgcgcctgcaccaaaggcaaaataatcttttttattttatttttttgtgttaataagacatatatatacacgattaaaaaccaattgttgttcaaatgatga is a genomic window of Argopecten irradians isolate NY chromosome 10, Ai_NY, whole genome shotgun sequence containing:
- the LOC138333893 gene encoding uncharacterized protein; protein product: MAGNNQFQGLFKLLHQNTPESIACATSDLHKAATTGDLSLLQACLEKDDVNINLEDERGNTPLFMATLKGHRTAVDMLLQKGAAVNDTSCSPIHYARDIHIAKALVEAGVRIGDRNFQGDSPLHRAVAREDNEVVFFFIEQRADTSAKNAEGATPLHSSCQHKIDGPICEVIRKLIAAGADVNVKDKAGKTPLHHACECLSMFDSIAILLKHGADLRMHDMKGYCPIHYLISTFLSSNTDNEHDFINKLDMMLTNQETINLKTLTGLNALHIAASFGLCIVIKHLVQKGCDILCQDGRGKSVLHLVSSVKEERNVIETIQTLISCGSNVNCCDFWGYTPLHEAIANGKRDVIEILLSNGADIQLPDNNGTTALHLAAASCHEALPLLLSRGATVNATNKYLSTPLHFSAWAGSMLAVETLIKSGANQKMKDLSEYTPHDTAVFTCSEVAEILESEKTSHPVKAFSNYANKYMSKNDFENLVCTDENVVRVHSDFAHFCNIVFQTPRVGHVVFRDEAQEIQSAVESVAENIAKQVAELDPIFKSTVLRAGSSSENTKTKFPNEFDFMFCLEEFSNNTYPELQERDEARVLGSEPFSKRTSAGGRIGDLVNDLELIEEHVTVSDYTKIYVKDTVDAEPLLDLSERDSRLVPCYMMFHRFSQLLTRVLLGENFPKHPNLLIQEVTLEPALLLQWRGSVYKVLDINVDLVPAIRLPCWPEKIRRDYKLLTSDILSIPGMAVSKMAGESFEDLWRCSMSLQETAIFRKLRPHIRNSYTTAKAFLNSNMICPVAIEEETEETAFIRQFASMPSMDDSDDAVFITSAESAIPSYFLKMMFLFSLEDKVEKEGLESVYAIDSQMSSSSNAEECVTVIYERKSNTDHGSCSPPSKRKRPSYSYGPAEVRNMQQDSTDIDINLVREIYRRCEVCLSERKVPSFFNPNQNVLGSRAEELRLEIALNYVKFINKLIKD